A region from the Gammaproteobacteria bacterium genome encodes:
- the tolA gene encoding cell envelope integrity protein TolA: protein MGERQENLHAFLAAAGVHLVILAPMVIALESTRQHADIMATAIPAVAISAEEFDRPRREAEAREKAEAARREKEREAARQRELQAQREADEQARRQREAEQQRQAEEAARLEAAADKQRRAEEEARRKAAEEQRRAEEAARRKAAEEKRQAEAEAARRRAEEEARLRAEREADMQAEIAAEQSRLAAIRAGKLDEWIAMMQQKAERYFSPPLNAGNDFYCEVAVRMIPGGDIASATTGTCDSEQLARAAEAAIWKAAPFPMPSDPSVFERNVTFIFDSPETE, encoded by the coding sequence ATGGGCGAGCGGCAGGAGAATCTGCACGCATTCCTGGCGGCGGCCGGTGTCCACCTGGTCATCCTGGCGCCGATGGTGATTGCCTTGGAGTCCACCCGCCAGCACGCCGACATCATGGCAACCGCAATTCCCGCGGTCGCGATATCGGCCGAGGAATTCGATCGGCCACGGCGCGAAGCAGAGGCGCGCGAGAAGGCCGAAGCGGCACGCCGTGAGAAGGAGCGCGAGGCCGCGCGCCAGCGTGAACTGCAGGCACAGCGCGAGGCCGATGAACAGGCACGCCGCCAGCGTGAAGCCGAGCAGCAACGCCAGGCAGAGGAGGCGGCAAGGCTCGAAGCGGCAGCCGACAAGCAGCGCCGGGCCGAAGAAGAGGCTCGCCGGAAGGCTGCAGAAGAGCAGCGCCGGGCGGAAGAGGCGGCGCGGCGCAAGGCAGCAGAGGAAAAGCGCCAGGCGGAAGCCGAGGCCGCGCGGCGCCGGGCGGAAGAGGAAGCACGGCTGAGAGCGGAACGGGAAGCCGACATGCAGGCCGAGATTGCCGCCGAGCAGTCGCGTCTCGCGGCGATCCGGGCTGGCAAGCTGGACGAATGGATTGCCATGATGCAGCAGAAGGCGGAGCGCTATTTCTCCCCGCCGCTGAACGCCGGCAACGATTTCTACTGCGAGGTTGCTGTCCGGATGATTCCAGGCGGCGATATTGCCTCGGCCACGACCGGAACATGCGACAGCGAACAGCTGGCGCGGGCTGCGGAAGCGGCTATCTGGAAGGCAGCGCCTTTCCCGATGCCGTCGGACCCCAGCGTGTTTGAGCGCAATGTGACGTTCATTTTCGATTCACCTGAAACGGAGTGA
- the tolR gene encoding protein TolR, translating to MASVSPRRAKRRLMGDINVVPYIDVMLVLLIIFMVTAPLLSQGVEVDLPTASAEPLPTPNEQVEPIVLTVDAAGRFFLNVGEDSKAALDPKQVVAIVRSVLKNSPATPVAVRGDRNANYGAVMNGMILLQDAGAGKVGMITEPPDTSN from the coding sequence ATGGCGAGCGTCTCACCACGCAGGGCAAAGCGGAGATTGATGGGCGACATCAATGTCGTGCCGTACATCGACGTCATGCTGGTGCTGCTGATCATCTTCATGGTCACCGCGCCGTTGCTGAGCCAGGGCGTCGAGGTCGATCTGCCAACCGCCAGCGCGGAGCCCTTGCCAACACCCAACGAGCAGGTCGAACCGATCGTACTCACGGTGGATGCGGCCGGTCGCTTCTTCCTCAACGTGGGGGAGGACAGCAAGGCGGCGCTGGACCCGAAGCAGGTTGTCGCGATTGTCCGCTCGGTCCTCAAGAACAGTCCGGCCACGCCGGTGGCCGTGCGTGGTGACCGCAATGCGAATTATGGCGCCGTGATGAACGGCATGATCCTGCTGCAGGATGCCGGTGCAGGCAAGGTCGGCATGATCACCGAGCCCCCGGATACGTCGAACTGA